CCCCCCACCTTGCGGCCTGAGCCTGTGTTCTCGCTGCGGAGGCCGCCATGCTGCCCAGACTCACCGCGTTGCCTTCAATCCTGCTCGCGCTCGCCGTTCCGGGCGTGGCTCAGGCGGCCTGGCCGCACGACCCGAACAACGGCAATGTGCCTCTCTGTACCGCCGCCGGGCCGCAGAGCGACGTCACCATGATTCCCGACGGCGCAGGCGGCGCGTTCGTCACCTGGCATGACTTGCGCGCCGGCAATATGGACATCTACGTCCAACGGGTGAGCGCTACCGGTGCGCCGCTGTGGACCGCCAACGGCGTGGCCCTCTGCACCGCGGCTTTCGATCAGCAATATCCCACCATCGTGTCGGACGGCGCAGACGGTGCAATCGTCACTTGGTTCGACTTTCGCAACGGCCTCGACAACGACATTTACGCCCAGCGGGTCAACGGTGCAGGCGTGACGCAGTGGGCTGCCAACGGCGTGGCGCTGTCCGGCGCTGCCGGCGATCAGTTCTACCCCACGATCGCTTCGGATGGCGCAAGCGGAGCCATCGTCACCTGGTACGACACGCGAAATGGGAACAACGACATCTTCGCGCAGCGGGTGAATGCCAGCGGCGCGAACCAGTGGGGAGTCAACGGCAAGATCGTCTGCAACCTCCCCTCCTCCGCGGTCGTGCCGACCATCATCTCCGACGGCGCAGGCGGGGCGGTCATCGCCTGGTTCGATCTTCGTAATGGCAACTGGGACGTCTTTGCGCAGCGGATCAATGCCGCCAGCGGCACCGGGCAGTGGACCGCCAACGGCGTGGCCCTCGGCTCCGGCACCGGGGATCAGCGGGATCCGCGGATCATTTCCGACGGCGCGGGCGGCGCGATCGTGACCTGGTACGACAGCCGCAGCGGGAACTCCGACATCTACGCCCAGCGGGTGGACGCCAACGGGAACGCGCAGTGGACCCCCAACGGCGTGGCGCTCTGCACGGCCGCGAACGAGCAGACCATCCCGGTCCTGGTCTCCGACGGCAGCGGCGGTGCGGTGGTCGCATGGCCCGATGCCCGCGGTGGCGCCAACGACATCTACGCCCAGCGCGTGGCAGCCAATGGTGCCGTCCAGTGGACCCTCAACGGCGTGGCGCTCTGCACCGCCGTGGGCACTCAGAACAATCCGGCGATCGCATCCGACGGCGCAGGCGGCGCGATCGTCACCTGGTACGACTTGCGCAGCGGCGTCGCATACGACATCTACGCCAGCCGGGTGACCGGCATCGGGACGGCGCTGTGGAGCGCCAACGGCTCCGCCTTGTGCACCGCCGTCGGCGCCCAGCAGAACCCAGCGCTCGTCGCCGACGCGGCCGGCGGAGC
This region of Candidatus Eisenbacteria bacterium genomic DNA includes:
- a CDS encoding FlgD immunoglobulin-like domain containing protein, with translation MLPRLTALPSILLALAVPGVAQAAWPHDPNNGNVPLCTAAGPQSDVTMIPDGAGGAFVTWHDLRAGNMDIYVQRVSATGAPLWTANGVALCTAAFDQQYPTIVSDGADGAIVTWFDFRNGLDNDIYAQRVNGAGVTQWAANGVALSGAAGDQFYPTIASDGASGAIVTWYDTRNGNNDIFAQRVNASGANQWGVNGKIVCNLPSSAVVPTIISDGAGGAVIAWFDLRNGNWDVFAQRINAASGTGQWTANGVALGSGTGDQRDPRIISDGAGGAIVTWYDSRSGNSDIYAQRVDANGNAQWTPNGVALCTAANEQTIPVLVSDGSGGAVVAWPDARGGANDIYAQRVAANGAVQWTLNGVALCTAVGTQNNPAIASDGAGGAIVTWYDLRSGVAYDIYASRVTGIGTALWSANGSALCTAVGAQQNPALVADAAGGAIVAWQDGRSGNLDIYAQQIERFGYLGDPGSVIASVRDVPNDQGGKVKVSWSASYLDVDPTYGIYEYRLWRSVPTQLLVSGLDRMTTEDPDVAAATGLRLVMPFGATDYAWELVGTQTAAILSSYSLVSSTTSDSVSGSNPRTAFMVEARSGTSLSSPRWFSAPDSGYSVDNIAPAPPQPFTGNYAAGSTSLHWGVSTEADFALYRLYRGSSAGFVPGPSNLVTSSADTGYVDAGTPAFYKLSAVDVHGNESVFALLTPDGTVDVPGSGSLLALRLGIPQPNPARGSTRIAFDLPRAGSVSLAVYDPSGRRVRGLFRGRHQEGTFSLTWNLRNDDGHTIPSGMYFVRLEALGRALTQRMVAMP